A stretch of the Teretinema zuelzerae genome encodes the following:
- a CDS encoding single-stranded DNA-binding protein, with the protein MNALNSILIEGNVVRDPVLKETPRGSSVCNFSIASNRYFKQDDEYEQETSFFEVESWSKLAEACGKNCGKGRGVRVVGRLKQDRWTGADGKNYSKVKVVAEHVEFKPRFKTPDAGKPGSSASKDDSDLISYMVAEIPEESEIESEAVF; encoded by the coding sequence ATGAATGCTCTTAATTCTATTTTGATCGAAGGTAACGTCGTGCGCGATCCTGTTTTGAAGGAAACCCCGCGGGGCAGCTCGGTCTGCAACTTTTCCATTGCTTCGAATCGTTATTTCAAACAAGACGACGAGTACGAACAGGAAACTTCGTTTTTCGAGGTTGAAAGCTGGTCGAAGCTGGCCGAAGCATGCGGAAAGAATTGCGGCAAGGGACGCGGCGTGCGCGTTGTCGGCCGTTTGAAGCAGGACCGCTGGACAGGCGCCGACGGAAAAAACTACAGCAAGGTGAAGGTCGTCGCAGAGCATGTCGAATTCAAGCCCCGTTTCAAGACGCCGGACGCCGGCAAGCCGGGCTCTTCAGCCTCGAAGGACGATTCAGACCTGATATCGTATATGGTCGCGGAAATTCCCGAAGAAAGCGAAATCGAAAGCGAAGCAGTGTTTTAA
- a CDS encoding argininosuccinate synthase: MSKEKVILAYSGGLDTTVIIPWLKENYDYDVVAVCIDVGQGDDWGKIKQRALDTGASSCYVVDAREEYITDFIWPALKANAIYEDRYLLGTSTARPLIAKILVDYARQEGATAICHGATGKGNDQIRFELTIKAFAPDLKIIAPWRIWDIQSREEEIEYLEKRNIPVPMKKDQSYSRDENIWHLSHEGLELEETENEPNWKHMLQLTVVPEEAPEAGEYVEVGFEHGIPVSVNGKKMGALELMKELNKIGGRNGVGLVDIVENRVVGMKSRGVYETPGGAILYFAHEQMDHLCLDRDTYFFKQQASLKMSELIYNGRWYTRLMESLMAFMDTAEQNVTGTVKMKLYKGSIRGAGSSSPYSLYNANIASFTTGDLYDHHDAEGFITLFGLPLKVRAMMEQATGQGQAVEAKALKQRPTE; this comes from the coding sequence ATGAGCAAAGAAAAGGTTATCTTGGCGTATTCCGGCGGTTTGGACACCACCGTCATCATTCCCTGGCTGAAAGAAAACTACGACTACGATGTGGTAGCCGTATGCATCGACGTCGGACAGGGCGACGATTGGGGCAAGATCAAGCAGCGCGCCCTGGACACGGGAGCTTCATCCTGCTACGTCGTAGACGCCCGGGAAGAATATATCACGGACTTCATCTGGCCGGCTCTCAAGGCGAACGCGATCTACGAAGACCGCTATCTTCTCGGAACCTCCACTGCTCGTCCCCTGATCGCGAAAATTCTCGTGGATTACGCCCGGCAGGAAGGCGCTACCGCCATCTGCCACGGCGCGACGGGAAAGGGTAACGACCAGATCCGCTTCGAGCTCACCATCAAGGCCTTCGCTCCCGATCTGAAAATCATCGCCCCCTGGCGGATCTGGGATATCCAGAGCCGCGAAGAGGAAATCGAGTATCTCGAAAAACGGAACATCCCCGTTCCGATGAAGAAAGATCAATCCTACAGCCGCGACGAGAACATCTGGCACCTGTCCCACGAAGGGCTCGAGCTCGAGGAAACAGAAAACGAGCCGAACTGGAAGCACATGCTCCAGCTCACCGTCGTTCCCGAGGAAGCGCCGGAGGCCGGCGAGTACGTGGAAGTCGGCTTCGAACACGGCATTCCTGTTTCCGTCAACGGAAAGAAGATGGGAGCCCTCGAGCTGATGAAGGAGCTGAACAAGATCGGCGGAAGGAACGGAGTCGGCCTTGTCGACATCGTTGAGAACCGCGTTGTCGGCATGAAAAGCCGCGGCGTCTACGAAACTCCCGGCGGAGCGATTCTCTACTTCGCCCACGAGCAGATGGACCATCTGTGCCTCGACCGGGATACCTACTTCTTCAAGCAGCAGGCTTCGCTCAAGATGAGCGAGCTCATATACAACGGCCGCTGGTACACCCGGCTCATGGAATCGCTGATGGCCTTCATGGATACGGCCGAGCAGAACGTCACCGGCACCGTCAAAATGAAACTGTATAAGGGCTCCATCAGGGGCGCCGGCTCGAGTTCGCCGTACAGCCTCTACAACGCGAATATCGCCAGCTTCACTACCGGCGATCTCTACGATCATCACGACGCCGAAGGTTTCATCACGCTTTTCGGCCTTCCGCTGAAAGTACGCGCCATGATGGAGCAGGCCACCGGCCAGGGCCAGGCCGTCGAGGCCAAGGCCTTGAAGCAGCGGCCTACTGAATAA
- a CDS encoding DUF368 domain-containing protein, whose translation MNNLKTYLVGIILGIANVIPGVSGGTMAVVFNVYDKILEVISLDFSRIKKNILFLLLLAAGLATGVLLFANLVDWLFASHPTPTAFFFTGIILGSVPFIFKRAKGDSFSPGAAVFIAAGLAVMIVMAVVQADESVSAITSLSVPVFFWLFFLGAVGAVAMIIPGISGSLVLLILGGYRTVISAISDFNIPLLLPIGFGIIAGLLAGAGLVRFLMTRFPKATYALILGLVAGSVLPVYPGLPSGIASTLISLASLIAGTALSWFFSRSESASPEAS comes from the coding sequence ATGAATAACTTGAAAACGTATTTAGTCGGGATTATTCTCGGCATCGCGAACGTCATTCCCGGAGTATCCGGCGGGACTATGGCCGTCGTATTCAATGTGTACGATAAAATACTCGAAGTCATTTCCCTGGATTTTTCCAGGATTAAAAAGAATATCCTTTTCCTGTTGCTTCTTGCCGCCGGACTCGCCACCGGCGTGCTTTTGTTCGCAAACCTCGTCGATTGGCTTTTCGCCTCCCATCCGACGCCTACCGCTTTCTTTTTTACCGGCATTATTCTGGGAAGCGTCCCCTTTATTTTCAAGCGGGCCAAAGGCGATTCCTTCTCTCCCGGAGCAGCCGTTTTCATCGCCGCGGGGTTGGCCGTCATGATAGTGATGGCCGTCGTTCAGGCCGATGAGTCGGTTTCCGCGATTACGTCGCTGTCCGTTCCGGTGTTTTTTTGGCTCTTTTTTCTTGGAGCGGTCGGAGCAGTCGCGATGATAATTCCCGGAATATCCGGTTCCCTTGTATTGTTGATACTCGGCGGCTACCGCACGGTGATATCCGCGATCTCCGATTTTAATATTCCCCTGCTGCTTCCCATCGGATTCGGCATTATCGCAGGCCTTCTCGCTGGAGCCGGACTCGTCCGCTTTCTCATGACCCGGTTCCCGAAAGCGACTTACGCGCTGATCCTCGGCCTCGTGGCCGGTTCCGTTCTTCCCGTGTATCCGGGTCTGCCATCCGGAATCGCTTCAACGCTCATTTCCCTGGCCTCTTTGATCGCAGGCACGGCGCTCTCCTGGTTTTTCAGCCGTTCCGAATCTGCTTCGCCGGAGGCCTCCTGA
- a CDS encoding flavin reductase: MARFASCDASGPLLESLVQPFTSIGHEWMLISAGTGTSRNEWNAMTASWGGFGVHWNRRTVSCVIRPTRHTFPFAEREPLLTFSFFGPEHKKALQICGSVSGRDTDKAEAAGIEPVVLEPGAVGFSQARFSLVCRKIYAQDMSPACFIDKGLDSFYELKDYHRMYICEILRCWTPAAGNDEARTAK; the protein is encoded by the coding sequence ATGGCTCGATTCGCAAGCTGCGACGCCTCCGGCCCTTTGCTGGAATCTCTTGTACAGCCGTTTACCTCAATCGGCCATGAGTGGATGCTGATAAGCGCCGGAACCGGAACCTCGAGAAACGAATGGAACGCCATGACCGCGTCATGGGGAGGGTTCGGGGTGCACTGGAACCGCAGAACCGTCTCCTGCGTCATCAGGCCGACCCGCCATACCTTTCCGTTTGCTGAACGCGAGCCCCTTCTGACTTTTTCGTTTTTCGGTCCTGAACATAAAAAAGCCCTGCAGATCTGCGGGAGCGTAAGCGGCCGGGATACGGACAAAGCTGAGGCCGCCGGAATCGAACCGGTTGTGCTCGAGCCGGGCGCCGTCGGATTTTCCCAGGCGAGGTTTTCCCTTGTCTGCCGTAAAATCTACGCGCAGGATATGAGCCCTGCCTGTTTTATCGATAAAGGCCTGGATTCCTTTTACGAACTGAAGGATTATCACCGGATGTACATCTGCGAAATTCTCCGCTGCTGGACTCCGGCTGCGGGCAACGACGAAGCGAGGACTGCAAAATGA
- the argH gene encoding argininosuccinate lyase, whose amino-acid sequence MSEKKSPLWHGRFSDGPDADALAFQSSIGIDSRMALDDVRGSIAHALMLGKAGIIPADESAAIVKELRSIYGELESGSLKIDWAAEDIHSFVEGVLTERLGDAGRKVHTGRSRNDQVALDERLYLRRIVPELQTGILSLVETLSSIASKHTETLMTGYTHLQRAQPVTLAHHLCAWSWPLVRDYGRFSDALARIDRMPLGSGALAGTGLPLDRRLVADELGFSALTENSLDAVSDRDYCLELASAIAILMTHLSRYCEEIIIWSTEEFKFIELSEKWSTGSSIMPQKKNPDFAEVIRGKTGRVYGDLIALFTMMKGLPLSYNKDMQEDKENLFDAYDTAFSCLRIFTHMVASIRWNTERLESSCTGGHANATDLADYLVRKGLPFRKAHAAAAGVVRECIDSGIPDMIDLPLDRMKIHSDLIEPDVYPLLEPASCVKARDLPGGPNPDRVREQIAALNDFVIKNRLPL is encoded by the coding sequence ATGAGCGAAAAAAAATCTCCCCTGTGGCATGGTCGTTTTTCAGACGGACCCGACGCCGACGCGCTGGCGTTTCAATCATCGATCGGGATCGATTCCCGCATGGCCCTGGACGATGTTCGCGGCAGCATCGCGCATGCCCTCATGCTCGGAAAGGCGGGAATAATTCCGGCAGATGAATCGGCGGCCATAGTCAAGGAGCTCCGCTCCATATACGGAGAACTCGAATCAGGCTCCCTAAAGATCGACTGGGCGGCCGAGGATATTCACAGCTTCGTCGAAGGCGTGCTGACCGAACGGCTCGGAGACGCAGGACGCAAGGTGCACACCGGCCGCAGCCGGAACGACCAGGTCGCCCTGGACGAACGGCTCTATCTCAGAAGGATCGTGCCCGAGCTTCAAACCGGAATTCTCTCTCTCGTCGAGACTCTCTCGTCCATCGCCTCGAAACACACGGAAACCCTGATGACGGGCTACACCCATCTTCAGCGCGCGCAACCCGTGACGCTCGCCCATCATCTGTGCGCCTGGTCGTGGCCCCTCGTGCGCGACTACGGCCGTTTCTCCGACGCTCTCGCGCGCATCGACCGCATGCCTCTTGGGTCGGGCGCTCTCGCCGGCACCGGGTTGCCCTTGGACAGGCGCCTCGTCGCCGACGAACTGGGCTTTTCCGCCCTCACGGAAAACTCCCTCGACGCCGTATCGGACCGGGACTACTGCCTCGAGCTTGCCTCCGCCATCGCGATCCTGATGACCCATCTTTCCCGCTACTGCGAAGAGATCATCATCTGGTCGACCGAAGAGTTCAAATTCATCGAGCTTTCGGAAAAGTGGTCCACCGGTTCGAGCATCATGCCTCAAAAAAAGAATCCCGATTTCGCGGAAGTCATCCGCGGCAAGACGGGCAGGGTGTACGGCGATCTGATAGCCCTGTTCACCATGATGAAGGGCCTGCCGCTTTCCTACAACAAGGATATGCAGGAGGACAAGGAAAATCTTTTCGACGCGTACGACACGGCTTTTTCCTGCCTGAGAATATTCACCCACATGGTCGCATCGATCCGCTGGAATACGGAGCGCCTCGAGTCCTCCTGCACGGGGGGCCACGCGAACGCTACCGATCTTGCAGATTATCTGGTGCGCAAAGGCCTGCCGTTCCGGAAAGCTCATGCCGCGGCCGCGGGAGTCGTCCGCGAGTGCATCGATTCCGGAATCCCTGACATGATCGATCTGCCCCTCGACCGCATGAAGATTCATTCGGATCTCATAGAGCCCGACGTGTATCCTTTGCTCGAACCGGCCTCTTGCGTGAAGGCCCGCGATCTTCCCGGCGGCCCGAATCCCGACCGCGTCCGCGAACAGATCGCCGCCTTGAACGATTTCGTGATAAAAAACCGCCTTCCTCTGTGA